In one window of Pseudodesulfovibrio sediminis DNA:
- a CDS encoding ribonuclease J, producing MAGKPVSLYPLGGLGEIGMNCMLYKTDKSMVMVDCGLMFPEDYHFGVDVVIPCFDFVLSNKQMLHGIVLTHGHEDHIGALPWLLQNVDVPVYGSEFTLGLVENKLREHDLDQWADLRPVRPYDRVLLGDFHFNFFPVCHSIIQGFGLGIETPVGRMVHTGDFKIDRNPLGGHATDLAAFRSFSDEGIKLMLSDSTNVGSEGFALTEREIKVSLREIFSTAKGRILVSLFSSHIQRMQEVFDLADAEGRKVAISGKSLYRNIELARELGHLKVPKRTLIDVDMMDAYGDSELVLLVTGSQGEPLAALPRMAVGEHRHLKIKEGDLVLLSSRFIPGNVRAINRVINNLYRLGAEVLYEKMHGIHASGHAHAGELTLMLQTVRPEYFIPVHGEYRHLVKHQRLAVECGVEEEKSLVVDNGQPVTFFEDGTMVFEPRISAEKILVDGKGVGDVGQSVLKERHLLAGEGMVIVVVVVDEATGEITMGPDIMSKGFVFEQEYRHLLDDAKCIVLDVHENIAPGETEKLKERIRSALRRFFRKVLGRDPVVVPLVITT from the coding sequence ATGGCTGGAAAACCTGTCAGCCTGTATCCCCTCGGCGGTCTCGGCGAGATCGGGATGAACTGCATGCTCTACAAGACCGACAAGTCCATGGTCATGGTGGACTGCGGGCTCATGTTTCCTGAAGATTATCACTTCGGCGTGGACGTTGTTATTCCCTGTTTTGATTTTGTCCTTTCCAACAAGCAGATGCTGCACGGTATCGTCCTGACCCATGGTCATGAAGATCATATTGGTGCGTTGCCCTGGTTGCTCCAGAATGTGGACGTACCTGTTTACGGTTCGGAGTTCACCCTTGGGCTGGTGGAAAACAAGTTGCGGGAACATGATCTCGACCAGTGGGCGGATCTGCGTCCGGTCAGACCGTATGATCGTGTGCTGCTTGGCGATTTCCATTTTAATTTTTTCCCGGTGTGTCACTCCATCATCCAGGGGTTTGGTCTGGGCATCGAGACCCCTGTGGGCCGGATGGTCCATACGGGCGATTTCAAGATCGACCGTAATCCGCTTGGTGGACACGCAACGGATCTCGCAGCCTTTCGCTCGTTCTCCGATGAGGGCATAAAGCTCATGCTTTCGGATTCCACCAATGTGGGGAGCGAAGGGTTCGCGCTGACGGAGCGGGAGATCAAGGTCAGTCTGCGTGAGATTTTTTCCACGGCAAAAGGCCGTATCCTTGTCTCATTGTTCTCCAGCCATATCCAGAGAATGCAGGAAGTTTTCGATTTGGCGGATGCCGAAGGGCGCAAGGTCGCGATCTCCGGCAAAAGCCTGTACCGGAATATCGAACTTGCGCGAGAGTTGGGACATCTCAAGGTCCCCAAGAGAACGCTCATTGATGTCGACATGATGGATGCATACGGCGACAGCGAGCTGGTTCTGCTGGTCACTGGGTCTCAGGGGGAGCCGCTGGCGGCACTGCCCCGCATGGCCGTGGGTGAACATCGCCATTTGAAGATCAAGGAAGGCGATCTGGTGTTGCTTTCCTCCCGTTTCATTCCGGGCAATGTGCGGGCCATCAACCGGGTCATCAACAATCTCTATCGCCTCGGTGCCGAGGTCCTGTATGAAAAAATGCACGGCATCCACGCTTCGGGGCACGCGCACGCCGGCGAGCTGACGCTCATGCTTCAGACCGTGCGCCCTGAATATTTCATCCCCGTGCACGGAGAGTACCGCCATCTGGTCAAGCACCAAAGGCTGGCTGTGGAGTGCGGGGTTGAGGAAGAGAAATCTCTGGTTGTTGACAATGGGCAGCCCGTGACGTTTTTTGAAGACGGCACCATGGTGTTCGAACCCAGAATTTCCGCAGAGAAGATTCTGGTGGACGGCAAGGGCGTCGGTGATGTCGGGCAGAGCGTGCTCAAGGAACGGCATCTTCTGGCAGGCGAGGGTATGGTCATAGTCGTGGTCGTGGTCGATGAAGCCACGGGTGAGATTACCATGGGGCCGGATATCATGAGCAAGGGGTTTGTTTTTGAGCAGGAGTATAGACATCTGCTTGATGACGCCAAATGCATCGTTTTGGACGTGCATGAAAATATCGCTCCTGGTGAGACCGAAAAACTCAAGGAACGCATTCGTTCGGCCCTGAGGCGGTTTTTCCGCAAGGTGCTTGGGCGTGATCCTGTGGTGGTGCCTCTGGTTATTACGACATAG
- a CDS encoding elongation factor G encodes MPDLKTQRTYALVGHGGSGKTTVAEMVLFNAGVVNRLGKVEDGNTVLDYEPEEIKRRGSIQPGFASYKWKKNDHFLIDTPGDSNFAGDLSYSLTAADGVVMVIDAVDGVKPLTRKIWAQVQGYGLPAMIVINKMDRDRAEFDVAFNGISDALGARPVLLYYPIGSKENFKGVVDMMSGKALLFGEDNAVSEGEIPGEIADEVELLRETMVENIAESDEDLMEKYFEDGELSTEDITKGLQAGVAAGELVPVVVSSALNNQGGQMILDTIQSLLPNPLAHTPWEGEDGERTSSPDEPLACFVFKTQADPFAGQLTVVRVLSGTLNPDSHLLNANNGEKERVGQLLTMNGKDQVQVKSGMGPGSIVTLAKLKNTATGDTLVEKDEFKLIKPELAPQLITFALAPAEKGEEDKVYAAVAKLLDEDITLTLARDEESGDILLSGMGQNHIEISVEKAKRRYKTQIVLKTPKVPYRETFKTGAKEVQGRHKKQSGGRGQFGDCWINVSPRPSGAGYEFEDKIVGGSIPRQFIPAVDKGVQEVAARGVLAGYPVIDFQVTLYDGSYHNVDSSEMAFKVAGSLALKKACEKAKMALLEPIMLVTVAVPDSFMGDVIGDLSSRRGKVLGSDSQAGLTEVKAHVPMAEMLKYAPDLNSMTGGQGTFFMEFASYEECPPQETEKVIAANKKVDDE; translated from the coding sequence ATGCCTGATCTGAAAACCCAAAGAACGTATGCACTCGTAGGCCACGGCGGTTCCGGTAAAACCACCGTTGCCGAGATGGTGCTTTTCAACGCTGGAGTTGTAAACCGCCTCGGGAAGGTTGAAGACGGCAACACCGTCCTCGACTATGAGCCCGAGGAGATTAAGCGTCGCGGTTCCATTCAGCCCGGTTTTGCCAGCTACAAATGGAAAAAGAATGATCACTTCCTCATAGACACTCCCGGCGATTCCAATTTTGCTGGCGATCTCTCCTATAGCCTGACCGCTGCCGATGGCGTTGTCATGGTTATTGATGCCGTGGACGGCGTGAAGCCGTTGACTCGCAAGATTTGGGCGCAGGTTCAGGGGTACGGATTGCCCGCCATGATAGTCATCAACAAGATGGACCGTGACAGGGCCGAATTCGATGTCGCATTCAATGGTATCAGTGATGCCTTGGGCGCACGTCCGGTATTGTTGTATTACCCCATCGGCTCCAAGGAAAATTTCAAGGGTGTTGTGGACATGATGTCCGGCAAAGCCCTGCTGTTCGGCGAAGACAACGCAGTGAGCGAAGGGGAGATCCCCGGAGAAATCGCTGATGAAGTCGAACTGCTGCGTGAAACCATGGTTGAAAATATCGCTGAATCCGATGAAGATCTCATGGAAAAATATTTTGAGGACGGCGAACTTTCCACTGAAGATATCACCAAAGGCCTTCAGGCCGGTGTCGCTGCCGGAGAGCTGGTTCCTGTGGTCGTCTCTTCTGCCCTGAATAACCAGGGTGGTCAGATGATTCTTGATACTATTCAGAGTCTGTTGCCCAATCCTTTGGCACACACTCCGTGGGAAGGCGAGGACGGCGAACGCACCAGTTCTCCTGACGAGCCGCTGGCCTGCTTTGTCTTCAAGACACAGGCCGACCCCTTTGCCGGTCAGCTTACGGTTGTGCGGGTGCTTTCCGGTACGCTGAATCCGGACTCTCACCTGCTCAACGCCAACAACGGTGAAAAAGAGCGTGTGGGCCAGCTTCTGACAATGAACGGCAAGGATCAGGTTCAGGTCAAGAGCGGCATGGGCCCCGGTTCTATCGTGACTCTGGCCAAGCTCAAGAACACCGCCACTGGTGATACGCTGGTGGAGAAAGACGAGTTCAAGCTGATCAAGCCCGAATTGGCTCCGCAGTTGATCACCTTTGCCCTGGCTCCGGCCGAAAAGGGGGAAGAGGACAAGGTTTATGCCGCCGTTGCCAAGCTGCTTGATGAAGACATCACGCTTACCCTGGCTCGTGATGAAGAGTCCGGCGATATCCTGCTGTCCGGCATGGGACAGAATCATATTGAAATATCCGTAGAAAAGGCCAAGCGTCGCTACAAGACCCAGATCGTTCTCAAGACCCCCAAGGTTCCGTACCGTGAGACGTTCAAGACCGGCGCCAAGGAAGTGCAGGGTCGTCACAAGAAACAGTCCGGTGGTCGCGGTCAGTTCGGCGATTGCTGGATCAATGTGAGCCCGAGGCCTTCCGGCGCAGGGTATGAATTCGAGGACAAGATTGTCGGTGGTTCCATCCCCCGTCAGTTCATCCCCGCAGTTGACAAAGGCGTTCAGGAAGTTGCTGCCCGTGGTGTGCTTGCTGGCTACCCGGTAATTGATTTCCAGGTCACACTGTATGACGGCAGCTATCACAACGTTGATTCCTCGGAAATGGCGTTCAAGGTCGCTGGCTCCCTGGCCCTCAAGAAAGCCTGTGAAAAGGCCAAGATGGCATTGCTTGAGCCTATCATGCTCGTCACCGTGGCTGTTCCCGATTCCTTTATGGGCGATGTTATCGGCGACCTTTCTTCGCGTCGCGGCAAGGTGTTGGGGTCTGATTCCCAGGCTGGCCTGACCGAAGTCAAGGCGCATGTTCCCATGGCCGAGATGCTCAAGTACGCACCGGATCTGAACTCCATGACCGGCGGACAGGGAACGTTCTTCATGGAATTCGCTTCCTATGAGGAATGCCCGCCTCAGGAAACAGAGAAAGTCATCGCCGCCAACAAGAAGGTAGACGACGAATAG
- a CDS encoding lysophospholipid acyltransferase family protein — MFRRIFFVLLLWIVTVYYSYKMMQVDQENSTPEEFDKWGLKWGEAAVNLSGMKIEADMGDIDPNGHYVFICNHQSNLDIPVLFDKLKGNRIRFVAKKSLFDIPIYGNALRHAGHICIDRENRRSAMKSLNEAVEKAKSGFSPVIFPEGTRNQHLEELMEFKVGGMIIALKSGLPVVPIVMTNTGLVMGKGQYIVDNKPIVRVKVLPVIDPSQYTLKDREKLKDDLYEMMNTAYKELLAEG; from the coding sequence ATGTTTCGACGTATATTTTTTGTCTTACTGCTCTGGATTGTGACCGTATACTACAGCTACAAAATGATGCAGGTCGATCAGGAGAACTCCACCCCGGAAGAGTTTGATAAATGGGGACTCAAATGGGGTGAGGCCGCTGTTAATCTGTCCGGTATGAAGATTGAGGCGGATATGGGGGATATTGATCCCAACGGACACTACGTGTTTATCTGCAACCACCAGTCCAATCTGGATATCCCGGTCCTGTTTGATAAACTCAAGGGGAATCGTATTCGTTTTGTGGCCAAAAAGAGCCTGTTCGATATTCCCATTTATGGCAACGCCTTGCGGCATGCAGGACATATCTGCATTGATCGTGAAAACAGACGCTCCGCCATGAAGAGTCTGAATGAGGCCGTGGAAAAGGCCAAATCCGGTTTTTCGCCGGTCATCTTTCCTGAAGGGACGCGCAATCAGCATCTGGAAGAACTCATGGAGTTCAAAGTCGGCGGCATGATTATCGCGCTGAAGTCCGGGCTGCCCGTAGTTCCTATCGTCATGACCAATACCGGTCTTGTCATGGGCAAGGGACAATACATTGTCGATAACAAGCCCATTGTCCGGGTCAAGGTGCTGCCTGTCATTGATCCGTCCCAGTATACGCTCAAAGATCGTGAGAAGTTGAAAGACGATCTCTATGAGATGATGAACACTGCGTACAAAGAACTTTTGGCAGAAGGCTAG
- a CDS encoding chloride channel protein — MTTDRGKPLIQKLKRPSVRYLFLAILIGVLAGYGAVLFKYILKYMQWVFYQHADDFLTFADSVPLWMKIVMPTVGGVVVGLVVSNFASEAKGHGVPEVMQAIALRGGRIRKRVAAAKIFASAVTIGSGGSVGREGPMVQIGASIGSSVGQMFHTPSVHMKTMVGCGAAAGIAATFNAPIAGVLFALEIIIGDFGVMQFSPVVLSSVTATAISRYYFGDFPHFTLPEYSIVSLWEYLFYPVLGVVTGFVALSFTSILYWFEDGFDALPIPEWIKPAIGGALLGVVFAVFPQVFGVGYGAMNLALVNNMEFQLLLVLIFVKILASSLTLGSGGSGGIFAPSLFLGCMSGGAFGFALHTLLPEYTALPGAYALVAMGGVVAGTTYAPITAILIIFEMTSDYSIILPLMLTCITAAVMNSTIKRASIYTTKLLRRGIDIEAGRDRHLLSHLVVKEIMDSNIVTIPQSMSLSRIIWTFKTENAPYLHVVDDEGHLSGMISFRDIRAVLHEESLNDLLIAHDLATRDLVTVTADDTLQEALDKITDRGVSQVPVLASGQERKLVGTLTESAINAAYNSAIVKAEIREEHE; from the coding sequence ATGACAACAGATCGGGGTAAACCGCTCATTCAAAAACTCAAGCGTCCCAGTGTCAGATATCTCTTCCTTGCTATTCTCATCGGTGTCCTTGCCGGATACGGTGCAGTCCTTTTCAAATATATCCTCAAATACATGCAATGGGTGTTTTACCAACACGCCGATGATTTTCTCACGTTTGCGGACTCTGTCCCGTTGTGGATGAAAATTGTCATGCCTACCGTGGGAGGCGTTGTGGTGGGGCTGGTGGTCAGCAACTTCGCTTCGGAGGCCAAAGGGCATGGTGTCCCTGAAGTTATGCAGGCAATTGCCTTGCGCGGTGGACGCATTCGGAAAAGGGTGGCCGCAGCCAAAATCTTTGCTTCGGCCGTGACCATCGGCTCTGGTGGTTCGGTGGGGCGTGAGGGCCCCATGGTGCAGATCGGTGCCTCAATCGGGTCGTCAGTCGGACAGATGTTCCACACGCCCAGTGTGCACATGAAGACCATGGTCGGCTGTGGTGCGGCAGCGGGCATTGCCGCCACGTTCAATGCACCCATTGCCGGAGTGCTCTTTGCCCTTGAGATCATCATTGGTGATTTCGGGGTCATGCAGTTTTCGCCAGTCGTCCTGTCCTCGGTTACGGCAACGGCTATTTCCCGCTATTATTTCGGTGATTTTCCTCATTTCACGCTTCCTGAGTATTCCATTGTATCTCTCTGGGAATATTTGTTTTATCCGGTGCTCGGCGTGGTCACCGGTTTTGTGGCCTTGTCGTTCACTTCGATCCTGTATTGGTTTGAAGATGGCTTTGACGCCCTGCCTATTCCCGAATGGATCAAGCCTGCCATCGGCGGCGCGCTGCTCGGTGTGGTGTTCGCCGTTTTTCCGCAGGTCTTTGGTGTCGGATACGGTGCCATGAACCTCGCTCTGGTCAATAATATGGAATTTCAGCTGTTGCTGGTCCTTATATTCGTGAAGATTCTGGCCTCCAGCCTCACTCTCGGTTCTGGTGGCTCTGGCGGCATATTTGCGCCGTCCCTGTTTCTCGGCTGCATGTCCGGCGGGGCATTCGGGTTCGCGCTGCACACACTTTTGCCTGAGTATACAGCCTTGCCCGGGGCCTATGCGCTGGTCGCCATGGGTGGCGTGGTGGCCGGTACGACGTATGCCCCCATCACGGCGATCTTGATCATTTTCGAGATGACCTCCGACTACTCCATCATTCTGCCTCTCATGCTGACCTGCATTACGGCAGCGGTCATGAACTCCACCATAAAGCGGGCGTCCATCTATACCACCAAGCTGCTCCGCCGTGGGATCGACATCGAGGCCGGGCGTGATCGGCATCTGCTCAGTCATCTTGTGGTCAAGGAAATCATGGATTCCAATATCGTCACCATTCCACAGTCCATGTCCCTGTCCCGGATCATCTGGACGTTCAAGACCGAGAATGCCCCCTATCTGCATGTGGTCGATGATGAAGGGCATCTCTCCGGCATGATCTCATTCAGGGATATCAGGGCGGTACTGCACGAGGAAAGTCTGAATGACTTGCTCATTGCGCATGATCTTGCCACCCGCGATCTGGTGACGGTCACTGCGGACGATACGCTTCAGGAGGCTCTGGACAAGATAACGGATCGTGGCGTATCTCAGGTCCCTGTGCTGGCATCGGGACAGGAGCGGAAGCTCGTAGGCACCCTGACGGAGTCGGCCATCAATGCAGCCTATAATTCGGCCATAGTGAAGGCTGAGATACGTGAGGAACATGAATGA
- a CDS encoding tetratricopeptide repeat protein — protein sequence MKKFVFAVLIVSMIVSLAACGAQKTDLTEGVELYKEGNCKGAIPYLDATIANPETSMDMAYAYFLKGQCAEKAGELAKAYEHYYAAKRVTCYEVGNERRTSNNTIARSEYCQQILPKKLTKLAPSVGEEQIQAITAKVDEELSSIYMQRFQKRLSD from the coding sequence ATGAAAAAATTTGTGTTTGCCGTGCTCATTGTCTCCATGATCGTCAGTCTTGCCGCTTGCGGTGCCCAGAAGACAGACCTGACCGAAGGGGTTGAGCTGTACAAGGAAGGGAACTGCAAGGGCGCCATACCCTATCTGGATGCGACCATTGCCAACCCCGAAACGTCCATGGATATGGCGTATGCCTATTTCCTCAAAGGACAATGCGCCGAGAAAGCGGGTGAATTGGCCAAGGCATACGAACACTACTATGCGGCCAAACGGGTCACCTGCTATGAGGTCGGCAATGAACGGCGTACCAGTAATAATACAATCGCCCGAAGCGAATACTGCCAGCAGATATTGCCCAAGAAGCTGACAAAGTTGGCTCCTTCAGTCGGCGAAGAGCAGATTCAGGCCATCACAGCCAAGGTGGATGAAGAACTCAGCTCCATTTATATGCAGCGGTTTCAAAAACGGTTGAGTGACTAA